In Mustela lutreola isolate mMusLut2 chromosome 1, mMusLut2.pri, whole genome shotgun sequence, one genomic interval encodes:
- the LOC131821381 gene encoding olfactory receptor 51Q1-like, whose translation MAEVSNTTRAPFYFILTGIPGFEASHIWISIPFCCLYTISIVGNTTILAVIRTEPSLHQPMYLFLSMLALTDLGLTLTTLPTVMQLLWLNIRKISFEACFAQVFFIHTFSFMESSVLLAMSFDRYVAICRPLHYATILTSKVIGRIALAIICRCILAVLPSLFLLKRLPFCRSHLLTHSYCLHQDMIRLVCADISINSWYGFALVLLIIVMDPLLIVLSYTFILKSILGTASWTERFRALNNCLSHILAVLVLYVPMVGVSMTHRFARHASPLVHVIMANIYLLAPPVMNPIIYSVKTKQIRQGINNLLFKRNMCLR comes from the coding sequence ATGGCTGAAGTATCAAACACCACCCGAGCCCCCTTCTACTTCATCCTCACGGGCATCCCTGGATTTGAGGCATCTCACATCTGGATCTCCATTCCCTTCTGCTGCCTCTATACCATCTCCATTGTGGGTAACACCACCATTCTCGCTGTCATCCGCACAGAGCCATCCCTCCACCAGCCCATGTACCTTTTTCTCTCCATGCTGGCCCTGACTGACCTGGGCCTCACCCTCACCACCCTGCCCACAGTCATGCAGCTCCTCTGGCTCAACATTCGTAAGATCAGCTTTGAAGCTTGCTTTGCACAAGTATTTTTCATCCATACATTCTCCTTTATGGAATCTTCTGTGTTGTTGGCCATGTCCTTtgatcgctatgtggccatctgccgCCCCCTCCATTATGCCACCATCCTCACCAGTAAAGTCATTGGCAGGATTGCTTTAGCCATCATTTGCCGCTGCATTCTGGCTGttctcccctccctttttctACTCAAGCGCCTGCCCTTCTGCCGCTCCCACCTTCTCACTCACTCCTACTGCCTCCACCAGGATATGATCCGCCTGGTCTGTGCTGACATCTCGATCAACAGCTGGTACGGATTTGCCCTGGTTTTGCTCATTATAGTGATGGACCCTCTGCTCATTGTGCTCTCCTACACATTCATCCTGAAGAGTATCTTGGGCACAGCCTCCTGGACTGAGCGGTTCCGAGCCCTCAATAACTGTCTATCCCATATTCTGGCTGTTCTGGTCCTTTATGTCCCCATGGTTGGAGTATCTATGACTCATCGATTTGCCAGACATGCCTCTCCACTGGTCCATGTCATCATGGCCAATATCTACCTGCTGGCACCTCCTGTGATGAACCCCATCATTTACAGTGTAAAGACGAAGCAGATCCGCCAGGGAATCAACAACCtccttttcaaaagaaatatgTGTTTGAGATGA
- the LOC131821385 gene encoding olfactory receptor 51Q1-like, translated as MAKVTNTTQASFYFILTGIPGFEVSHSWISIPFCCLYTISIVGNTTILAVICTEPSLHQPMYLFLSMLALTDLGLTLTTLPTVMQLLWLNIRKISFEACFAQFFFLHGFSFMESSVLLAMSFDRYVAICRPLHYATILTSKVIGRIALAIICRCILAVLPSLFLLKHLPFCRSHLLTHSYCLHQDMIRLVCADISINSWYGFALVLLIIVMDPLLIVLSYTFILKSILGTASWTERFRALNNCLSHILAVLVLYVPMVGVSMTHRFARHASPLVHVIMANIYLLAPPVMNPIIYSVKTKQIRQGINNLLFKRNMCLR; from the coding sequence ATGGCCAAAGTAACTAATACCACCCAAGCCTCCTTCTACTTCATCCTCACGGGCATCCCTGGATTTGAGGTATCTCACAGCTGGATCTCCATTCCCTTCTGCTGCCTCTATACCATCTCCATTGTGGGTAACACCACCATTCTCGCTGTCATCTGCACAGAGCCATCCCTCCACCAGCCCATGTACCTATTTCTCTCCATGCTGGCCCTGACTGACCTGGGCCTCACCCTCACCACCCTGCCCACAGTCATGCAGCTCCTCTGGCTCAACATTCGTAAGATCAGCTTTGAAGCTTGCTTTGCACAGTTCTTCTTCCTCCATGGATTCTCCTTCATGGAATCTTCAGTACTGTTGGCCATGTCCTTtgatcgctatgtggccatctgccgCCCCCTCCATTATGCCACCATCCTCACCAGTAAAGTCATTGGCAGGATTGCTTTAGCCATCATTTGCCGCTGCATTCTGGCTGttctcccctccctttttctACTCAAGCACCTGCCCTTCTGCCGCTCCCACCTTCTCACTCACTCCTACTGCCTCCACCAGGATATGATCCGCCTGGTCTGTGCTGACATCTCGATCAACAGCTGGTACGGATTTGCCCTGGTTTTGCTCATTATAGTGATGGACCCTCTGCTCATTGTGCTCTCCTACACATTCATCCTGAAGAGTATCTTGGGCACAGCCTCCTGGACTGAGCGGTTCCGGGCCCTCAATAACTGTCTATCCCATATTCTGGCTGTTCTGGTCCTTTATGTCCCCATGGTTGGAGTATCTATGACTCATCGATTTGCCAGACATGCCTCTCCACTGGTCCATGTCATCATGGCCAATATCTACCTGCTGGCACCTCCTGTGATGAACCCCATCATTTACAGTGTAAAGACGAAGCAGATCCGCCAGGGAATCAACAACCtccttttcaaaagaaatatgTGTTTGAGATGA
- the LOC131821394 gene encoding olfactory receptor 51I2-like — protein MRAESNESLDVLSVFLTGIPGLEAQHGWLSIPFFTMYVVAIVGNSLIMAAVHVDTALHEPMYLFLSMLAVTEVGVSVSTLPTVMGILWFDARQIDFDGCLAQMFFIHAFSGMESGVLLAMSYDRFVAIYNPLRYTAILTLSRIICMGLGITLKSVMFMAPLPILLRQLPYCHVNVLSHSYCLHSDLIQLPCADTKLNSILGLSIVLATFGLDSLLIVISYVLILYTVLGIASGEGRRKALNTCVSHICAVLLYYVPMIGVSVMHRAAKHASPLVHTLMSSIYLFVPPVLNPIIYSVKTKPIRQGIFNLFSCKRKWL, from the coding sequence ATGCGAGCTGAAAGCAATGAAAGTCTTGATGTCCTGTCTGTCTTCCTAACTGGCATCCCAGGATTGGAGGCTCAACATGGCTGGCTTTCTATCCCCTTCTTCACCATGTATGTTGTGGCCATTGTGGGTAACAGCCTAATCATGGCAGCAGTGCATGTGGACACTGCTCTACATGAGCCCATGTACCTGTTTCTCTCCATGCTGGCTGTGACTGAGGTGGGTGTATCTGTGTCTACATTGCCCACTGTTATGGGTATTCTTTGGTTTGATGCTCGCCAGATTGACTTTGATGGCTGCCTGGCTCAGATGTTCTTCATCCACGCCTTCTCAGGCATGGAGTCAGGGGTCCTTTTGGCCATGAGTTATGACCGCTTTGTAGCCATCTACAATCCACTGCGATATACAGCCATCCTAACCCTGTCCCGTATCATCTGCATGGGTCTGGGAATTACACTGAAGAGTGTGATGTTCATGGCCCCACTTCCAATCCTTTTGAGGCAACTGCCCTATTGCCATGTTAATGTCCTCTCCCATTCCTACTGTCTCCACTCAGACCTGATCCAGCTGCCTTGTGCTGATACTAAGCTCAATAGCATCCTGGGTTTGTCCATTGTCCTGGCCACTTTTGGGCTGGACTCACTGCTCATCGTGATCTCTTATGTGCTGATTCTTTACACAGTGCTAGGCATTGCCTCTGGGGAGGGACGGCGGAAGGCCCTCAACACATGTGTGTCTCATATCTGTGCAGTGCTTTTGTACTATGTGCCCATGATTGGTGTGTCTGTGATGCATCGAGCTGCCAAGCATGCCTCACCCCTGGTCCACACACTCATGTCTAGCATCTACCTCTTTGTGCCTCCTGTCCTTAACCCCATCATCTACAGTGTCAAGACCAAGCCAATCCGACAGGGAATTTTCAACTTGTTCTCCTGCAAGAGGAAATGGCTCTGA